One Corynebacterium aurimucosum genomic window, AACTCGAAGTGGACCAGTCTGAGGCGAGCGAGCTTGACGCCGATGAGCTCGAATTCGGTGAACTCATGCAGCCTATGGCTGTGCGTGCGGGCCAGTCTTCTGACCTAAAGTGTGAGGCTGGAACCTTCTACGCCATCCACAAGTGGGGCGAGATTCTGGAATTTAACGTTGACAATGATAACTGGGAAACGCCGACCATTAAGAACCCGGGCTTTAATTTTAGGAACGATAGATTCAGAATAGGTTACAACAGAAATGGGGATCCGTATGTCTCATGGGATGAGCAAGGCAGACAGGTGGCGTGGAACGGTCTTGGAATTACCAGTGACGGTCAAACGGCCTATGCGTACAGGAGGCTGGACGGGGGTAATGACGGCCTTGACGGTAGCTTGATTATCGGCACTGCCGACAAAAATGGCTCCACGCTGGAGGCGAGCTACACGCTAGAAAAGCGCCTGTCTTTGGTGACCGGTGCGGTAGCTCCTGATGATACGTATTATTTTGGCGGCTATTTTGTCTACGGCCAAAACGGTGAAGGAAAGGCCCCAATCAAGGAAGGTAGAGGAGAAGTACTCGAGGCGGTAAAATATACTAACGAACTTCCTCCTAGTGTTAATGTTACTGAGCTATATAGCGACGATAAGGTGGGCGTCCTAGGTCGTTACTATAAGGATTCAAATAATGGCCGAAAGTACTACATTGGCGCCGATGGGGAATTAGCCTACCCTTTTTATAACAATGGTAAACGCTATAAGTACTATTCCCCGGAAGTACGGGCTAATGTCACGGCAACTCAAGGTTTCCGTCTCTACTCTTATGATGGGACTTCTGTAAAACATGTTGGTGACATTCCAATTTGGAACTCAACGGCTAAAGCGGCAGTGAATGGCGATATTGCCTTTGACCCTGCGGGAAACCTGTATATTCTCTATAACCCTTTGGGCAATTCCCAATACAAAATTGTGCCGGTGACCTCTGAAAACCTTGACGGGGCGAACGGCGGGCAGATTGACTCGCAATTCGCGAATACGCTGAACTTTCCTGCTGGAGCTATTGCCGGTCGGAATACCCAGACCAATGGCATTGCCTTCTTGGCGAATGGCGAACTTGTGGTAGAGATTACCTCAGCAAACGTATACAATCCCAAGGTTACTTATGTGATGGTTGACCCTACGACGGGTGAAACAAGCGGCGACACAAAGAGCTTTATACAAGGAAAGGCTAAGGTTCGTTTCGAGAACGGCGGTGAAGCCTACGGGCTGTTCGGCGGTCAAACCGACTTGGCTTCCTGTACAAACTTTTCTACCCTTGAGCTGCAGAAAAACCTTCCTCGGGGGCGCGCTGCAAAGGGCGACCAGTTCCAGCTAGAAATCTATGGAGATAATGGTACGCAGCAGAAGTGGGATCGTTTGACTTGGAACGTGACTGACGGTGACAAGGCTGGTGTTCAGTCACGCATCGCTGGTCCGATTGTTGCTCGACAAGGCAAGACTTTCCGTGTGAGTGAGGTGGCTACAGCTGATCTAGGATACGAGAACGCAAAGTTTGAGTATTACACGCTGGACAAAGATCATGCACCTAAGCTTGAGTGTGTTGACCAGGATGGGGACTCGTTGCCGCCCGACAATATTAATCCAGTTCCTGACTCCGAGACTCGAGGATCGAATGATGAGCGCGCCTGGGATGTAACGATTCCTGAGGGCGAAGCCAAGCAGATCTCCTGTACTATCACGAACGAGCCTTACCGTGGTGATCTGCGTTGGACCAAGGTGGCTAGGGAAACTGACTCAGAGACTGGGGAATCAAACACTATTTCCCTGGGTGGTTCCGTGTGGAGCCTTCTGGATGAAAACAAGGAAGTTATCCCTAGGTACCGCGGCATTAGCTACGATAACTTTGCTAACTGTGAGCTAACGGAAAAAGGCTGTGAAGCTGCTGGTGCTGACTCCGACAACGCAACTGGGAAATTCCGTGTGACCGCCCTAGAATACGGAACGTACTACCTGCGTGAGGACGTAGCTCCTAAGGGGTATGAGAAGCTTACCGAGCCGATCAAATTTACTTTCGACCGTGATGGTATTCATTACGACTCATTTGATGAGCTGAATCGATACAATAAGGACACTAATACTTTCAACTTGGGCCGAATCTTGAATGAGAAGCTTCAGGGTTCCGTGAAGTGGGACAAGGTTGACCCAGAGAAGGATAACCTCTTGCTTGGCGGCTCCCAATGGAAGCTTTACAAGAAGAATGGTAGCGAGTTAGAGCAACCTGGTGTTCTCATTGAGGACAACACGGGTCAAGATGGCTACAAGGGGCGAGATGCCAACAAACTTCCAGGCGCCTTTGAAGTCAAGGGACTCGATTTTGGTACTTGGGTGATTGAAGAAACCAAGGCCCCAGAGGGCTATAGGAATACTCAACCGACTTTCGAGTTCGAGGTAACGGAGGACAAACCTGAGGCGACCATCGGTGTTCAAGGCAGAGTAAATAACTACAAGGGCCGTATTGAATGGGAAAAGGTCGACGCTGCTGACGATAAAAACCGTTTGGCCGGCTCCGAGTGGAAGCTGACTTACAAGCCGTCCGATCCCAAGGGTAAAGCTGCTGAGGTGATCATCAAGGATTGTGTGGAGGCTCCCTGTGCCAAGGATGGGGACCTCGATCCAGCACCTGGTAAATTCTCAGTTAATGATCTGGGTGAAGGCGAGTACTCCCTTGAGGAGCACAAGGCGCCGGAAGGTTACCTTGCGGAAGAAAACCTCAAGTTCACCATTGTCGTAGATGCGAATCACTACAGTGTTACTAAAGATGGAGACGGCAAATCGCAGCCAATGCCGTACAAGGTAGAAAACAATGCTGTCCGCATCCCCGTTGGCAAGATTGCCAACACCAAGGATGAGGCCACGGTGACGTGGAATAAGGTCGATTCCGCTAACACATCTAAGCTCTTGGGTGGTTCCGAGTGGAAGATCCAGCGCAAGGATGATAAAGGCGGGTGGACTGATGCCTACACCGTTGTTGATAATGCCACTGATCAGCTCAAGGATAAGCAGCTGAAGGATGAAGACTCTGACGAAGGAAAGTTCAAGGTAACCATCCCAACAGGTGACTACCGTCTTGTCGAGACCAAGGCTCCGCAGGGCTACATCATCTCTGAGGAGCTCAAGCAAGGTAAGGAATTCTCTCTCACTCGTGAGAATCTCTCCACGAACCTTTCCTTGGGAAATTGCGTGAATGACAAGGTGGAGTCGGACGTCACATGGACGAAGGTCGATGCAGAGGATAAGGCTAAGGTATTGGCCGGTTCTGAGTGGATCTTGACACCGCTGAATTCTGATAATTCACTCGATGAGGACAACAAGATCGTCATCGTGGATAACGGAAAGAACGATGCCGACGACCGCGATGGTTACCTCAAGGTAGAGAAGCTTGGTGGTGGCAAGTACGAGCTCAAGGAGACGAAGGCTCCGGAAGGCTATATCGCTGCAGACAAGACCTGGACCGTTGAGGTTAACGCCGAAACGGTCGGCAAGGTCATCGAGCTCGACCCGGTGGAGAACAAGCCCATCAAGGGCGCGGTCTCTTGGACCAAGGTCCAGGCAGATAAGACCACCTTGCTTGCTGGCTCTGAGTGGTCGCTGGTGCAGGTCGATGACAAGGACCAGCCCATCAAGGGTACTGAACTTGAAGTCACCGACTGTGAGCAGGCGGACTGTGCAGGCCCTGACGCTGATCAAACGCCAGGCAAGTTCCTTGTCAAGGATCTGAAGGCCGGAAAGTACAAGTTGGTGGAATCCAAGGCACCGGCTGGTTACAAGCTGGATGCCACAGAACACTATTTCGAAATTAAAGATGATGGAACCAGTGAGGAGGTTGTAGTGGCCGGATCGTTTGTTAACGAACTTGGTAAAGGCATTGAGCTGCCACTAACCGGCGGACGAGGTGCGTACCTGTACCAACTCCTCGGTGCGCTCCTCGGGGTTCTAGCGGCAGCGATGGGAGGCGCGCATGTAATGCGACGTCGTAACAGCTAATCGCTCAAACTACAAAGCCTCCCATGGCTTTTAATTCCCCTAATCAAATCTCTTACCCCCTTTCCACAGTGGAAAGAGGGGTCCGAAAGGAAATTAATATGCGTGTAAAGAGCACCACGATCGGCCGTCGTCTGGCCTGCGCGCTCGGCGCCTCTGCTCTCATTGTCACCGGTGCTGGCTTCGCTGCTCCGACTGCTCTCGGTGAGGAGCCGACTGCGGAGTCCTCCCAGACTGCTGAACTCGGCAACATTGACTTCACCAAAAAGGGCAGCCTCACCATCAAGAAGCACCTGCACCAGGACGGCACCTCCGCTGTAGGTGACCCGGCCACCGGTGTCTACGAAGGTAAGCCGGCCGAGGGCATTGATGGCGTTGAGTTCACCATCTACAAGATCAAGGACATTGATCTCTCCAAGAATGAGGACTGGGAAAAGGTAAACTCCTACAAGATCCCGGCGGACCCGGAGGCTGATTCAAACCTTGTGAAGGTTAAGACCGTGACCACCGAGGGCGGTGGCGTAGCTACGCTCAAGGACCTTGACCTCGCTGCCTACGTCGTCGTTGAGACCAATGCTCCAGCTGACATCATTGACCGCGCAGCGCCGTTCGTTGTCACCCTGCCTTACCCGGACACCAAGGCCAACGACGATCGCTTGGGTAAGCGCTCCGAGGATTGGCTGTATGACGTCAACGTCTTCCCGAAGAACGGTAAGACCGAGCTGAGCAAGACCGTTAAGGGTCAGGCTTCCTATGGCCTGAACATCGGTTCCGAGGTTCACTTCCCAGTGACCGCGACCGTTCCGAAGATCGCTGGGGATCGCGTATTCAAGTACTTCCAGGTCGTGGATCCGATGGATACCCGTTTCGACAAGAAGAGCCTGAAGGTCGCTAGCGTGAAGCTCAGCGGCGTCGACCTGACCTCCGACGACTACACTGTTGCTATTCAGGACTGGATGGTAACCGTATCCCTGACCCAGCAGGGCCTGGGCAAGCTGAAGAACGCTGCAGGCCAAGAGCTTGAGGTTGTTTTTGTTGGTCAGCTCGACAACCTTGGTGAGGGCGATAACTTCGGCCGTATTCTCAACATGGCATACGTGTACTCCGACACCGTTTCGAACCCGGGTGAGTCCACCCCGCCGGAGACCCCGGGTACCACTCCGCCGACCACTCCGCCGTCCACCCCGCCGACTACGACCACCCCTCCGGGTGGTACCCCGCTGGTGAAGCAGTTCTGGGGCGACCTGAAAATCCAAAAGGTTGACCAGGGCACCCAGAAGCCGTTGAAGGACGCTGAGTTCAAGATCTACCCGGCGAAGGATCCGTACCCGGCTGGCGAGTGCTCCCCGGAGTACGACGAGAACGCTACCGCGGTAAAGAAGAACGGCGTCGAGGGCGAAGATCTTGTTGTCAAGTCTGATGAGAACGGTAACGTTCACTTCGAGGGCCTGTTCGTTTCTGATGATCAGAACGATCCGAAGTCTAAAGAGTTCCGTTGCTACGTCCTCGTAGAGACCAAGGCACCGTCTGGCTTCGTCACCCCGACTGACGGTAACCAGCTCTTCCCTGTGAAGGTCACCATTGGTCAGACCGCTCAGGGAAAGTACGATTCCAAGGTCGAAAACGTTAAGCGTGATACCCCTGAACTGCCGCTGACCGGTGGCAAGGGCGTTATCATGCTCATGGTTCTGGGCGGTTTGCTGCTCGTAGTGGCTGTCGGTGCTGGCGTTGTCTTCATCCGCCGCGCTGAGGCCTAAACACGGATAATCCGTGCTAGGAATAGGCCCTCAATCG contains:
- a CDS encoding MSCRAMM family protein, whose protein sequence is MTKNLQRKRYGFLRRLSAALLVPLVSGSLIAGPVVAGAQEGSELDVDVDATVSDSLDLDDDFSADDSQVVEQDSVDADAGAVEQLEVDQSEASELDADELEFGELMQPMAVRAGQSSDLKCEAGTFYAIHKWGEILEFNVDNDNWETPTIKNPGFNFRNDRFRIGYNRNGDPYVSWDEQGRQVAWNGLGITSDGQTAYAYRRLDGGNDGLDGSLIIGTADKNGSTLEASYTLEKRLSLVTGAVAPDDTYYFGGYFVYGQNGEGKAPIKEGRGEVLEAVKYTNELPPSVNVTELYSDDKVGVLGRYYKDSNNGRKYYIGADGELAYPFYNNGKRYKYYSPEVRANVTATQGFRLYSYDGTSVKHVGDIPIWNSTAKAAVNGDIAFDPAGNLYILYNPLGNSQYKIVPVTSENLDGANGGQIDSQFANTLNFPAGAIAGRNTQTNGIAFLANGELVVEITSANVYNPKVTYVMVDPTTGETSGDTKSFIQGKAKVRFENGGEAYGLFGGQTDLASCTNFSTLELQKNLPRGRAAKGDQFQLEIYGDNGTQQKWDRLTWNVTDGDKAGVQSRIAGPIVARQGKTFRVSEVATADLGYENAKFEYYTLDKDHAPKLECVDQDGDSLPPDNINPVPDSETRGSNDERAWDVTIPEGEAKQISCTITNEPYRGDLRWTKVARETDSETGESNTISLGGSVWSLLDENKEVIPRYRGISYDNFANCELTEKGCEAAGADSDNATGKFRVTALEYGTYYLREDVAPKGYEKLTEPIKFTFDRDGIHYDSFDELNRYNKDTNTFNLGRILNEKLQGSVKWDKVDPEKDNLLLGGSQWKLYKKNGSELEQPGVLIEDNTGQDGYKGRDANKLPGAFEVKGLDFGTWVIEETKAPEGYRNTQPTFEFEVTEDKPEATIGVQGRVNNYKGRIEWEKVDAADDKNRLAGSEWKLTYKPSDPKGKAAEVIIKDCVEAPCAKDGDLDPAPGKFSVNDLGEGEYSLEEHKAPEGYLAEENLKFTIVVDANHYSVTKDGDGKSQPMPYKVENNAVRIPVGKIANTKDEATVTWNKVDSANTSKLLGGSEWKIQRKDDKGGWTDAYTVVDNATDQLKDKQLKDEDSDEGKFKVTIPTGDYRLVETKAPQGYIISEELKQGKEFSLTRENLSTNLSLGNCVNDKVESDVTWTKVDAEDKAKVLAGSEWILTPLNSDNSLDEDNKIVIVDNGKNDADDRDGYLKVEKLGGGKYELKETKAPEGYIAADKTWTVEVNAETVGKVIELDPVENKPIKGAVSWTKVQADKTTLLAGSEWSLVQVDDKDQPIKGTELEVTDCEQADCAGPDADQTPGKFLVKDLKAGKYKLVESKAPAGYKLDATEHYFEIKDDGTSEEVVVAGSFVNELGKGIELPLTGGRGAYLYQLLGALLGVLAAAMGGAHVMRRRNS
- a CDS encoding SpaH/EbpB family LPXTG-anchored major pilin is translated as MRVKSTTIGRRLACALGASALIVTGAGFAAPTALGEEPTAESSQTAELGNIDFTKKGSLTIKKHLHQDGTSAVGDPATGVYEGKPAEGIDGVEFTIYKIKDIDLSKNEDWEKVNSYKIPADPEADSNLVKVKTVTTEGGGVATLKDLDLAAYVVVETNAPADIIDRAAPFVVTLPYPDTKANDDRLGKRSEDWLYDVNVFPKNGKTELSKTVKGQASYGLNIGSEVHFPVTATVPKIAGDRVFKYFQVVDPMDTRFDKKSLKVASVKLSGVDLTSDDYTVAIQDWMVTVSLTQQGLGKLKNAAGQELEVVFVGQLDNLGEGDNFGRILNMAYVYSDTVSNPGESTPPETPGTTPPTTPPSTPPTTTTPPGGTPLVKQFWGDLKIQKVDQGTQKPLKDAEFKIYPAKDPYPAGECSPEYDENATAVKKNGVEGEDLVVKSDENGNVHFEGLFVSDDQNDPKSKEFRCYVLVETKAPSGFVTPTDGNQLFPVKVTIGQTAQGKYDSKVENVKRDTPELPLTGGKGVIMLMVLGGLLLVVAVGAGVVFIRRAEA